From one [Ruminococcus] lactaris ATCC 29176 genomic stretch:
- a CDS encoding FecCD family ABC transporter permease produces MKDTSFHGENLRRRARYIAVFSGLVIAFAVTVVLNINTGNVHISVPKILRILFLRDGAATEYSIIWRIRLPRILMAAMLGGALSLSGFLLQTFFANPIAGPFVLGISSGAKMVVALTMIIFLKYIGHFSSYTLIVAAFIGSLISTGFILLMSKKVHHMAALLVGGIMIGYICSAITDFVVTFADDSDIVNLHGWSQGSFSGMSWSNVQVAAVVVGIAFVCTFLLSKPVSAYQLGEAYAQSMGVNIQVFRVVLILLSSVLSASVTAFAGPISFVGIAVPFLTRKAFGTSKPIVIIPGTFFAGAVFCMICDLIARMALAPVELNISTVTSILGAPIVIYMMVKREKGR; encoded by the coding sequence ATGAAAGATACAAGTTTTCACGGAGAAAATCTCAGACGGAGAGCCAGATACATAGCTGTATTTTCAGGGCTTGTGATTGCATTTGCAGTGACAGTGGTACTCAATATCAATACAGGAAATGTGCATATTTCCGTTCCTAAGATCCTCAGGATTCTTTTTCTGCGTGACGGGGCGGCAACGGAATACAGTATTATCTGGAGAATCCGCCTTCCGAGAATCCTGATGGCAGCGATGCTGGGAGGAGCCTTATCTTTGTCCGGTTTCCTTTTGCAGACATTTTTTGCCAATCCCATTGCAGGACCGTTTGTCCTTGGAATTTCTTCCGGGGCAAAAATGGTCGTAGCACTGACGATGATCATTTTTTTAAAATATATTGGTCATTTTTCATCGTATACACTGATCGTGGCAGCGTTTATCGGATCGCTGATCTCGACGGGGTTCATTCTTCTGATGTCAAAAAAAGTACATCATATGGCGGCACTGCTGGTCGGGGGAATCATGATCGGTTATATCTGTTCTGCTATCACAGATTTTGTTGTCACATTTGCAGATGATTCAGACATTGTCAATCTGCATGGCTGGTCGCAGGGAAGTTTTTCAGGAATGAGCTGGAGCAATGTGCAGGTGGCGGCAGTGGTAGTCGGGATCGCATTTGTATGCACGTTCCTGTTGTCGAAACCGGTCAGTGCCTACCAGCTTGGTGAAGCATATGCACAGAGTATGGGTGTGAATATTCAAGTTTTCCGGGTGGTACTGATCCTGCTTTCCAGTGTGCTGTCCGCAAGTGTAACTGCATTTGCAGGACCGATCTCCTTTGTGGGAATCGCAGTTCCGTTTCTGACAAGAAAAGCGTTCGGAACATCAAAGCCGATCGTGATTATTCCGGGAACATTCTTTGCGGGGGCGGTTTTCTGTATGATCTGTGACCTGATCGCAAGAATGGCACTTGCACCGGTGGAACTGAATATCAGTACGGTAACATCCATTTTAGGTGCACCGATCGTCATTTATATGATGGTGAAACGGGAGAAGGGAAGGTAG
- the thiS gene encoding sulfur carrier protein ThiS has protein sequence MITVNGKEVKGQEEQTVADYLEENGYRMNRIAVELNGEILPKYKYSETRLKDGDSMEIVTFVGGG, from the coding sequence ATGATTACAGTAAATGGAAAAGAAGTAAAAGGTCAGGAAGAGCAGACGGTTGCGGATTATCTTGAAGAAAATGGTTATCGGATGAACCGGATCGCTGTGGAGTTAAATGGAGAGATTCTTCCAAAATACAAATACTCAGAGACCCGTCTGAAAGATGGTGACAGTATGGAAATCGTGACATTTGTTGGAGGAGGCTGA
- a CDS encoding ABC transporter ATP-binding protein — protein sequence MADFYFQLKDLAVGYHGNPLIRDINIGIDKGEIVTLIGPNGSGKSTILKSITRQLKLIGGTVFFDDTSLMELSYKELSSKMAVVLTERIKTELMNCHDIVATGRYPYTGRLGILTKRDEELVEEAMEAVHAQELGNQDFNAISDGQRQRVLLARAICQEPEILILDEPTSFLDVKHKLELLAILEKMAREKKMTVIMSLHEIDLAQKVSDKIVCVQGENISHFGKPEEVFQEEIIRDLYGITNGSFDPRFGSIELPGIKGEPEVLVISSGGSGIPVYRKLRKERIPFAAGILYENDIDCELARQLAVEVITEKAFEEISDETFASAEKMIERCGRVIDAGVQIGTYNRRIGELLEQAERLGKLERAGTLK from the coding sequence ATGGCGGATTTTTATTTTCAGTTAAAAGACCTGGCAGTCGGGTATCATGGAAATCCGTTGATCCGGGATATCAATATTGGGATAGACAAAGGCGAGATTGTGACGCTGATCGGGCCAAACGGCTCTGGAAAATCTACGATTTTAAAAAGTATTACAAGACAGTTGAAGCTGATCGGTGGAACGGTATTTTTTGATGATACATCCCTGATGGAACTGTCGTATAAAGAGTTATCTTCCAAAATGGCTGTGGTTCTTACCGAGCGGATCAAGACAGAACTGATGAACTGTCATGATATTGTGGCAACCGGGCGGTATCCGTATACCGGCAGACTTGGAATCCTGACAAAGCGGGATGAAGAACTGGTAGAAGAAGCAATGGAGGCAGTCCATGCACAGGAACTGGGCAACCAGGATTTCAATGCGATCAGCGATGGACAGCGGCAGAGAGTTTTACTGGCGAGGGCAATCTGTCAGGAGCCGGAAATCCTGATCCTGGATGAGCCGACTTCCTTTTTGGATGTGAAGCATAAGCTGGAGCTTCTGGCAATCCTGGAAAAAATGGCAAGAGAGAAAAAAATGACGGTGATCATGTCTTTGCATGAAATCGACCTTGCACAGAAAGTATCAGACAAGATCGTATGCGTGCAAGGAGAAAATATCTCCCATTTCGGAAAGCCGGAAGAGGTATTTCAGGAAGAGATCATCCGTGACTTATATGGGATAACGAACGGGTCCTTTGATCCCAGGTTTGGAAGTATTGAACTGCCGGGAATAAAGGGAGAGCCGGAAGTGCTGGTCATTTCTTCAGGCGGCAGCGGAATCCCGGTATACAGGAAACTGAGAAAAGAGAGGATTCCTTTTGCAGCCGGCATTTTGTATGAAAATGATATTGACTGCGAGCTGGCAAGGCAGCTTGCAGTTGAAGTGATCACAGAAAAAGCTTTTGAGGAAATTTCGGATGAAACCTTTGCAAGTGCAGAGAAAATGATAGAACGATGTGGAAGAGTGATCGATGCCGGGGTGCAGATCGGAACGTATAACCGCAGGATTGGGGAACTTCTGGAGCAGGCAGAGAGACTTGGAAAGTTAGAAAGAGCAGGTACACTAAAATAG